One genomic window of Medicago truncatula cultivar Jemalong A17 chromosome 1, MtrunA17r5.0-ANR, whole genome shotgun sequence includes the following:
- the LOC11407500 gene encoding probable inactive serine/threonine-protein kinase scy2 isoform X1, whose amino-acid sequence MELQNSTKNPNLEPSNSNNGGETFFEDIDSNCSTPYVSAPSSPGRGGGPPPISSGYFYSAPASPLHFSITASSSYHHQTTTSSVPMSYEFEFSARFGSTGSAASGSMTSADELFLNGQIRPMKLSSHLERPQVLAPLLDLEEEEEDEEEGEVVVVRGRDLRLRDKSVRRRTRSMSPLRNNSHLEWTENEDDNNNKNNVACEIEDEMNNKNNENGNDCSEMENVKVDEMGLERIEITPLDSASSSRSSSAGRSSKRWVFLKDFLRSKSEGRSNNKFWSTISFSPTKDKKSSSNNQNLQAQISKEKTCETQRNGSSSSSSSSSKGSWGKKMTGKPMNGVGKRRVPPSPHELHYKANRAQAEELRRKTFLPYRQGLLGCLGFSSKGYGAMNGFARALNPVSSRVNLKSK is encoded by the coding sequence ATGGAGCTTCAAAATTCTACCAAAAACCCTAATCTAGAACCTTCAAACTCCAACAATGGCGGCGAAACCTTCTTCGAAGACATTGACAGTAACTGCTCCACTCCATATGTCAGCGCACCTTCAAGTCCTGGCCGCGGCGGCGGCCCACCACCCATCTCCTCCGGTTACTTCTACAGCGCTCCGGCAAGTCCATTGCATTTCTCCATAACCGCTTCTTCCTCTTACCACCACCAAACAACAACCTCTTCAGTTCCTATGAGTTACGAGTTTGAATTCTCAGCCCGGTTCGGATCCACCGGTTCAGCCGCTTCCGGTTCAATGACTTCCGCTGATGAGTTATTCCTCAACGGTCAGATCCGACCCATGAAGCTTTCTTCTCATTTGGAACGTCCTCAGGTTCTTGCTCCATTGCTAGAtcttgaagaagaggaagaagatgaagaagaaggtgaagttgttgttgttcgTGGTAGAGATCTGAGGTTAAGAGACAAATCTGTTAGAAGAAGAACCAGATCTATGTCTCCTTTAAGGAACAACAGTCATTTAGAATGGACAGAAAACGaagacgacaacaacaacaaaaacaacgtTGCTTGTGAGATTGAAGATGAAatgaacaacaaaaataatgaaaatggaAATGATTGTTCTGAAATGGAGAATGTTAAGGTTGATGAAATGGGTTTAGAAAGAATAGAGATAACACCTTTAGATTCAGCTTCATCTTCTAGATCTTCTTCAGCTGGAAGAAGCTCTAAAAGATGGGTTTTCTTGAAGGATTTTCTTAGAAGCAAAAGTGAAGGAAGAAGTAACAACAAGTTTTGGTCAACTATTTCATTTTCTCCAACAAAAGACAAGAAATCTAgctcaaataatcaaaatctaCAAGCCCAGAtttcaaaggagaaaacttGTGAAACACAAAGAAATgggtcatcatcatcatcatcatcttctagTAAAGGAAGTTGGGGTAAGAAAATGACGGGAAAACCTATGAATGGTGTTGGGAAGAGACGTGTTCCACCTTCTCCACATGAGTTACACTATAAAGCAAATAGGGCTCAAGCTGAAGAGTTGAGGAGAAAGACGTTTTTGCCTTATAGACAAGGTCTGCTTGGTTGTTTGGGATTTAGTTCTAAGGGTTATGGGGCTATGAATGGCTTTGCTAGAGCCTTAAACCCTGTTTCTTCAAG
- the LOC11407500 gene encoding probable inactive serine/threonine-protein kinase scy2 isoform X3 — translation MELQNSTKNPNLEPSNSNNGGETFFEDIDSNCSTPYVSAPSSPGRGGGPPPISSGYFYSAPASPLHFSITASSSYHHQTTTSSVPMSYEFEFSARFGSTGSAASGSMTSADELFLNGQIRPMKLSSHLERPQVLAPLLDLEEEEEDEEEGEVVVVRGRDLRLRDKSVRRRTRSMSPLRNNSHLEWTENEDDNNNKNNVACEIEDEMNNKNNENGNDCSEMENVKVDEMGLERIEITPLDSASSSRSSSAGRSSKRWVFLKDFLRSKSEGRSNNKFWSTISFSPTKDKKSSSNNQNLQAQISKEKTCETQRNGSSSSSSSSSKGSWGKKMTGKPMNGVGKRRVPPSPHELHYKANRAQAEELRRKTFLPYRQGLLGCLGFSSKGYGAMNGFARALNPVSSS, via the coding sequence ATGGAGCTTCAAAATTCTACCAAAAACCCTAATCTAGAACCTTCAAACTCCAACAATGGCGGCGAAACCTTCTTCGAAGACATTGACAGTAACTGCTCCACTCCATATGTCAGCGCACCTTCAAGTCCTGGCCGCGGCGGCGGCCCACCACCCATCTCCTCCGGTTACTTCTACAGCGCTCCGGCAAGTCCATTGCATTTCTCCATAACCGCTTCTTCCTCTTACCACCACCAAACAACAACCTCTTCAGTTCCTATGAGTTACGAGTTTGAATTCTCAGCCCGGTTCGGATCCACCGGTTCAGCCGCTTCCGGTTCAATGACTTCCGCTGATGAGTTATTCCTCAACGGTCAGATCCGACCCATGAAGCTTTCTTCTCATTTGGAACGTCCTCAGGTTCTTGCTCCATTGCTAGAtcttgaagaagaggaagaagatgaagaagaaggtgaagttgttgttgttcgTGGTAGAGATCTGAGGTTAAGAGACAAATCTGTTAGAAGAAGAACCAGATCTATGTCTCCTTTAAGGAACAACAGTCATTTAGAATGGACAGAAAACGaagacgacaacaacaacaaaaacaacgtTGCTTGTGAGATTGAAGATGAAatgaacaacaaaaataatgaaaatggaAATGATTGTTCTGAAATGGAGAATGTTAAGGTTGATGAAATGGGTTTAGAAAGAATAGAGATAACACCTTTAGATTCAGCTTCATCTTCTAGATCTTCTTCAGCTGGAAGAAGCTCTAAAAGATGGGTTTTCTTGAAGGATTTTCTTAGAAGCAAAAGTGAAGGAAGAAGTAACAACAAGTTTTGGTCAACTATTTCATTTTCTCCAACAAAAGACAAGAAATCTAgctcaaataatcaaaatctaCAAGCCCAGAtttcaaaggagaaaacttGTGAAACACAAAGAAATgggtcatcatcatcatcatcatcttctagTAAAGGAAGTTGGGGTAAGAAAATGACGGGAAAACCTATGAATGGTGTTGGGAAGAGACGTGTTCCACCTTCTCCACATGAGTTACACTATAAAGCAAATAGGGCTCAAGCTGAAGAGTTGAGGAGAAAGACGTTTTTGCCTTATAGACAAGGTCTGCTTGGTTGTTTGGGATTTAGTTCTAAGGGTTATGGGGCTATGAATGGCTTTGCTAGAGCCTTAAACCCTGTTTCTTCAAG
- the LOC11407500 gene encoding probable inactive serine/threonine-protein kinase scy2 isoform X2: MELQNSTKNPNLEPSNSNNGGETFFEDIDSNCSTPYVSAPSSPGRGGGPPPISSGYFYSAPASPLHFSITASSSYHHQTTTSSVPMSYEFEFSARFGSTGSAASGSMTSADELFLNGQIRPMKLSSHLERPQVLAPLLDLEEEEEDEEEGEVVVVRGRDLRLRDKSVRRRTRSMSPLRNNSHLEWTENEDDNNNKNNVACEIEDEMNNKNNENGNDCSEMENVKVDEMGLERIEITPLDSASSSRSSSAGRSSKRWVFLKDFLRSKSEGRSNNKFWSTISFSPTKDKKSSSNNQNLQAQISKEKTCETQRNGSSSSSSSSSKGSWGKKMTGKPMNGVGKRRVPPSPHELHYKANRAQAEELRRKTFLPYRQGLLGCLGFSSKGYGAMNGFARALNPVSSSKKV, translated from the coding sequence ATGGAGCTTCAAAATTCTACCAAAAACCCTAATCTAGAACCTTCAAACTCCAACAATGGCGGCGAAACCTTCTTCGAAGACATTGACAGTAACTGCTCCACTCCATATGTCAGCGCACCTTCAAGTCCTGGCCGCGGCGGCGGCCCACCACCCATCTCCTCCGGTTACTTCTACAGCGCTCCGGCAAGTCCATTGCATTTCTCCATAACCGCTTCTTCCTCTTACCACCACCAAACAACAACCTCTTCAGTTCCTATGAGTTACGAGTTTGAATTCTCAGCCCGGTTCGGATCCACCGGTTCAGCCGCTTCCGGTTCAATGACTTCCGCTGATGAGTTATTCCTCAACGGTCAGATCCGACCCATGAAGCTTTCTTCTCATTTGGAACGTCCTCAGGTTCTTGCTCCATTGCTAGAtcttgaagaagaggaagaagatgaagaagaaggtgaagttgttgttgttcgTGGTAGAGATCTGAGGTTAAGAGACAAATCTGTTAGAAGAAGAACCAGATCTATGTCTCCTTTAAGGAACAACAGTCATTTAGAATGGACAGAAAACGaagacgacaacaacaacaaaaacaacgtTGCTTGTGAGATTGAAGATGAAatgaacaacaaaaataatgaaaatggaAATGATTGTTCTGAAATGGAGAATGTTAAGGTTGATGAAATGGGTTTAGAAAGAATAGAGATAACACCTTTAGATTCAGCTTCATCTTCTAGATCTTCTTCAGCTGGAAGAAGCTCTAAAAGATGGGTTTTCTTGAAGGATTTTCTTAGAAGCAAAAGTGAAGGAAGAAGTAACAACAAGTTTTGGTCAACTATTTCATTTTCTCCAACAAAAGACAAGAAATCTAgctcaaataatcaaaatctaCAAGCCCAGAtttcaaaggagaaaacttGTGAAACACAAAGAAATgggtcatcatcatcatcatcatcttctagTAAAGGAAGTTGGGGTAAGAAAATGACGGGAAAACCTATGAATGGTGTTGGGAAGAGACGTGTTCCACCTTCTCCACATGAGTTACACTATAAAGCAAATAGGGCTCAAGCTGAAGAGTTGAGGAGAAAGACGTTTTTGCCTTATAGACAAGGTCTGCTTGGTTGTTTGGGATTTAGTTCTAAGGGTTATGGGGCTATGAATGGCTTTGCTAGAGCCTTAAACCCTGTTTCTTCAAG